One segment of Pasteurella skyensis DNA contains the following:
- a CDS encoding 2-hydroxyacid dehydrogenase: MLNIVFLERTAVPNTHNIPRPQFPHNWVEYSHTSSEQLYERVKDADIVIMSKIIFDREVMSKLPKLKLIALTATGTNNVDLEAAKELGITVKNVAGYSSVTVPEHVLGMIFSLKHQLISYHKDQILTDRWATCGQFYYADFPITDIRGSTLGIIGKGCLGTEVGRLAALLGMKVLYAEHKGTTTIREGYTPFDTVLREADIVTLHCPLTETTQNIINADTLALMKPTAYLINTGRGPLVDEVALLDALKNGTIAGAALDVMVKEPPQIDNPLMQAAKQLPNLLITPHVAWASQSALTTLCNKVTQNIEDFAKTL, translated from the coding sequence ATGCTAAATATTGTATTTTTAGAACGTACTGCAGTACCTAATACACATAATATTCCACGTCCACAATTTCCCCATAATTGGGTTGAATATTCTCATACATCTTCTGAGCAACTTTATGAAAGAGTAAAAGATGCTGATATCGTTATTATGAGTAAAATTATTTTTGATCGTGAAGTAATGTCAAAGTTACCTAAACTAAAATTGATTGCTCTCACTGCTACTGGTACGAATAACGTGGATTTAGAAGCCGCTAAAGAATTAGGGATTACCGTTAAAAATGTAGCTGGCTACTCCAGTGTAACAGTGCCAGAGCACGTACTAGGTATGATTTTTTCATTAAAGCACCAACTTATTTCTTACCATAAAGATCAGATTCTAACAGATCGCTGGGCTACCTGTGGGCAATTCTATTACGCTGATTTTCCAATTACTGATATTCGTGGTTCAACACTCGGTATTATTGGTAAAGGTTGCTTAGGAACTGAGGTTGGGCGTCTCGCTGCATTACTTGGAATGAAAGTACTTTATGCAGAACATAAAGGGACAACCACCATTCGAGAAGGTTATACGCCTTTTGATACCGTACTAAGAGAAGCTGATATAGTCACGTTACACTGCCCTCTTACAGAAACCACTCAAAATATTATTAATGCAGATACATTAGCCCTAATGAAGCCTACCGCCTATTTAATTAATACAGGTCGAGGTCCTTTAGTTGATGAAGTCGCACTACTTGACGCATTAAAAAATGGTACAATTGCAGGGGCAGCACTGGATGTAATGGTCAAAGAACCACCGCAAATAGATAATCCACTTATGCAAGCAGCAAAACAATTGCCAAATTTATTAATCACCCCACACGTTGCTTGGGCAAGTCAATCTGCATTAACCACATTATGTAATAAAGTGACTCAAAATATTGAAGATTTTGCTAAAACATTATAA
- a CDS encoding trimeric intracellular cation channel family protein, with protein MFLYIVDLLGTAIFAVSGVSMAFRLKMDAVGVLVLASVVAIGGGTIRDIVLDVPVFWLTDNNYIWVVIATCVLMIAFTKKPTRLPWYILPVSDAVGLAFFAIMGAEKALHYGFSPTVAVLMGTLTGCGGGVLRDVLARQIPFIFQKEIYASACIMGATVYCLLDYSHLPRFVNVLVGIAVVLVIRLTAIKWQLSLPVFSKD; from the coding sequence ATGTTTCTGTATATTGTCGATCTACTGGGCACGGCTATCTTCGCCGTTTCAGGTGTTTCAATGGCTTTTCGATTAAAAATGGATGCCGTAGGCGTCTTAGTATTAGCGAGTGTTGTCGCCATTGGTGGTGGTACGATTCGAGATATTGTTTTAGATGTTCCTGTTTTTTGGCTTACTGATAATAACTATATTTGGGTTGTTATTGCGACTTGTGTATTAATGATTGCATTTACTAAAAAACCGACTCGCCTGCCTTGGTATATTTTACCTGTTTCTGATGCGGTTGGATTAGCATTTTTTGCCATTATGGGAGCAGAAAAAGCATTACATTATGGCTTTTCACCTACTGTTGCTGTCCTAATGGGGACTCTCACTGGTTGTGGTGGCGGTGTATTACGAGATGTTTTAGCCCGTCAAATTCCCTTTATCTTTCAAAAAGAAATTTATGCCTCCGCTTGTATTATGGGAGCGACCGTATACTGTTTATTGGACTATTCCCACTTACCACGCTTTGTGAATGTATTAGTTGGCATTGCTGTCGTATTAGTCATTCGTTTAACCGCAATTAAGTGGCAACTTTCTTTGCCAGTCTTTTCAAAAGATTAA